The Streptomyces sp. NBC_00224 genome has a window encoding:
- a CDS encoding long-chain fatty acid--CoA ligase: MREFSLPALYEVPTDGNLTDLIRRNAAQHPDVAVMGRKVAGRWTDVSATQFLAEVRGVAKGLIAAGVEPGDRVALLSRTRYEWVLLDFAIWSAGAVTVPVYETSSPEQIQWILGDSGATLCVVESEAHQASVTSVQSGLPALKGIWQLDADAVAQLTATGADVSDELLDQRMSSAHADDPATIVYTSGTTGRPKGCVLTHRAFFAECGNVVERLKPLFRTGECSVLLFLPAAHVFGRLVEVASVMAPIKLGCVPDIKNLTDELASFRPTLILGVPRVFEKVYNAARAKAQADGKGAIFDKAAHTAIAYSRALGTPQGPSLGLRIKHRVFDKLVFSKLRAVLGGKGEYAISGGAPLGERLGHFYRGIGFTVLEGYGLTESCAATAFNPWDRQKIGTVGQPLPGSVVRIADDGEVLLHGEHLFTGYWNNEAASAEALADGWFHTGDIGTLDEDGYLAITGRKKEIIVTAGGKNVAPAVIEDRIRAHALVAECMVVGDGRPFVGALVTLDEEFLAHWASDHGKPAGSTAASLRQDAELLAEVQRAVDDGNAAVSKAESVRKFRILTSQFTEEAGYITPSLKLKRNVVAKDFADEIEAIYTH; this comes from the coding sequence TTGCGCGAGTTCAGCCTTCCGGCCCTGTACGAGGTCCCCACGGACGGCAACCTGACGGATCTGATCCGCCGCAATGCCGCTCAGCATCCCGATGTCGCGGTCATGGGCCGCAAGGTCGCGGGACGCTGGACCGACGTTTCCGCCACCCAGTTCCTCGCCGAGGTCCGCGGGGTGGCCAAGGGCCTCATCGCCGCCGGCGTCGAGCCGGGCGACCGGGTCGCCCTGCTCTCCCGCACCCGCTACGAGTGGGTGCTGCTCGACTTCGCCATCTGGAGCGCGGGCGCGGTCACCGTCCCCGTGTACGAGACGAGCTCGCCCGAGCAGATCCAGTGGATCCTCGGCGACTCCGGCGCGACCCTGTGCGTCGTCGAGTCCGAGGCGCACCAGGCCTCCGTCACCTCCGTGCAGTCCGGGCTGCCCGCCCTCAAGGGCATCTGGCAGCTGGACGCGGACGCGGTGGCCCAGCTCACCGCGACCGGCGCGGACGTCTCCGACGAGCTGCTCGACCAGCGGATGTCCTCGGCGCACGCGGACGACCCGGCGACCATCGTCTACACCTCCGGCACCACCGGCCGCCCCAAGGGCTGTGTGCTCACCCACCGCGCCTTCTTCGCGGAGTGCGGCAACGTGGTGGAGCGCCTCAAGCCGCTCTTCCGCACCGGCGAGTGCTCGGTCCTGCTCTTCCTGCCCGCCGCCCACGTCTTCGGCCGCCTTGTCGAGGTGGCGTCCGTGATGGCGCCGATCAAGCTCGGCTGCGTGCCGGACATCAAGAACCTCACCGACGAGCTGGCCTCGTTCCGGCCGACGCTGATCCTCGGTGTGCCGCGGGTCTTCGAGAAGGTCTACAACGCGGCGCGGGCCAAGGCGCAGGCGGACGGCAAGGGCGCGATCTTCGACAAGGCCGCGCACACCGCGATCGCCTACAGCCGCGCGCTCGGCACACCGCAGGGCCCGTCCCTCGGCCTCAGGATCAAGCACAGGGTCTTCGACAAGCTCGTCTTCAGCAAGCTGCGCGCGGTGCTCGGCGGCAAGGGCGAGTACGCGATCTCCGGCGGCGCCCCGCTGGGCGAGCGGCTCGGCCACTTCTACCGGGGCATCGGCTTCACGGTCCTGGAGGGGTACGGCCTCACCGAGTCCTGCGCGGCGACCGCGTTCAACCCGTGGGACCGGCAGAAGATCGGCACGGTCGGCCAGCCGCTGCCGGGTTCCGTGGTGCGCATCGCGGACGACGGCGAGGTGCTGCTGCACGGCGAGCACCTGTTCACGGGGTACTGGAACAACGAGGCGGCGAGCGCCGAGGCGCTGGCCGACGGCTGGTTCCACACCGGTGACATCGGCACCCTCGACGAGGACGGCTACCTCGCGATCACCGGCCGCAAGAAGGAGATCATCGTCACGGCGGGCGGCAAGAACGTCGCCCCGGCGGTGATCGAGGACCGTATCCGCGCGCACGCGCTGGTCGCGGAGTGCATGGTGGTCGGCGACGGGCGGCCGTTCGTGGGCGCGCTGGTCACGCTCGACGAGGAGTTCCTGGCCCACTGGGCCTCGGACCACGGCAAGCCGGCCGGTTCGACGGCGGCCTCGCTGCGCCAGGACGCGGAGCTGCTCGCGGAGGTGCAGCGGGCGGTGGACGACGGCAACGCCGCGGTCTCCAAGGCGGAATCGGTGCGGAAATTCCGCATTCTCACCTCCCAGTTCACGGAGGAGGCGGGGTACATCACCCCGTCGCTGAAGCTGAAGCGCAATGTCGTGGCGAAGGACTTCGCCGA
- a CDS encoding SRPBCC family protein gives MAEHTSSSITIEAAPAEVMGVIADFARYSEWTGEVKQAEVLSKDTEGRAEQVRLVLDAGAIKDDHILKYTWDGPHKVSWSLVKSQMLRALDGSYSLADAPGGHTEVTYQLTVDVKIPMLGMIKRKAEKVIIDRALAGLKKRVESGAAGSADGAEKA, from the coding sequence ATGGCGGAACACACCAGCTCGTCTATCACCATCGAGGCGGCACCGGCCGAGGTGATGGGGGTGATCGCCGACTTCGCCCGCTACTCGGAGTGGACCGGAGAGGTGAAGCAGGCCGAGGTGCTGTCCAAGGACACCGAGGGCCGGGCCGAGCAGGTCCGGCTGGTGCTCGACGCGGGCGCCATCAAGGACGACCACATCCTCAAGTACACCTGGGACGGCCCCCACAAGGTGAGCTGGAGCCTGGTCAAGTCCCAGATGCTGCGCGCCCTCGACGGCTCCTACAGCCTCGCCGACGCCCCCGGCGGCCACACCGAGGTCACCTACCAGCTGACCGTCGACGTCAAGATCCCCATGCTCGGCATGATCAAGCGCAAGGCCGAGAAGGTCATCATCGACCGCGCGCTCGCGGGGCTGAAGAAGCGCGTCGAGTCCGGCGCGGCCGGTTCCGCCGACGGGGCCGAGAAGGCCTGA
- a CDS encoding ArsA family ATPase has product MRTVLVTGPGGAGRSTVAAATALAAARRGERALLLSGDRDDPLARLLGGEEVARLDVVRIDSGDHFRTELLALQDRAGTVLELLGAGRLDGEELTELPGAEQLALLKALREAAAGDHDMVVVDMPPVHQSVAALALPGQLRRYLRRLLPPERQAARSLRPVLAQLAGVPMPAQWLYETAARWDAELAAVEAVVEDPATTVRLVAEPTPTAAAALRTARLGLALHGAALDAVIANRVLPTGSADPFLAALSGQQQCVLKELAEEFAAVPLHEVPHLGRDPRGIDEMDELIDGPTGEVGLWSEDGGPGFVRPEPWHVEDRLADDGVLVWHLPLPGAARDRLGLVRRGDELLLTVGPFRRITTLPSALRRCTVSGAGLTGGVLRIRFTPDPDLWPRTR; this is encoded by the coding sequence GTGCGTACGGTCCTCGTCACCGGTCCCGGCGGCGCGGGCCGCAGCACCGTCGCCGCCGCGACCGCGCTGGCGGCCGCCCGGCGCGGTGAGCGCGCCCTGCTCCTCAGCGGCGACCGCGACGACCCGCTCGCCCGGCTGCTCGGCGGCGAGGAGGTGGCGCGCCTCGACGTCGTACGCATCGACTCCGGCGACCACTTCCGCACCGAACTGCTCGCCCTCCAGGACCGGGCCGGGACCGTACTGGAACTCCTGGGCGCCGGCCGCCTCGACGGCGAGGAGCTGACCGAGCTGCCCGGCGCCGAGCAGCTGGCCCTGCTCAAGGCCCTGCGCGAGGCGGCGGCGGGCGACCACGACATGGTCGTCGTCGACATGCCGCCGGTCCACCAGAGCGTCGCCGCCCTCGCCCTGCCCGGGCAGCTGCGCCGCTATCTGCGTCGGCTGCTGCCGCCCGAGCGCCAGGCCGCCCGCTCGCTGCGCCCGGTCCTCGCCCAGCTGGCCGGGGTCCCGATGCCCGCGCAGTGGCTGTACGAGACGGCCGCCCGCTGGGACGCGGAGCTGGCCGCCGTCGAGGCCGTGGTGGAGGACCCGGCGACGACCGTACGGCTGGTCGCCGAGCCCACGCCGACCGCCGCGGCCGCCCTGCGCACCGCCCGCCTCGGCCTCGCCCTGCACGGGGCGGCGCTCGACGCGGTGATCGCCAACCGGGTGCTTCCCACCGGCTCGGCGGACCCCTTCCTCGCCGCCCTCTCCGGGCAGCAGCAGTGCGTGCTCAAGGAGCTGGCCGAGGAGTTCGCCGCCGTACCGCTGCACGAGGTCCCGCACCTGGGCCGCGACCCGCGGGGCATCGACGAGATGGACGAGCTGATCGACGGGCCGACCGGCGAGGTCGGGCTGTGGTCCGAGGACGGCGGCCCCGGTTTCGTACGCCCCGAGCCCTGGCACGTCGAGGACCGGCTGGCCGACGACGGCGTCCTGGTGTGGCACCTGCCGCTGCCCGGCGCCGCCCGCGACCGGCTCGGCCTGGTGCGGCGCGGCGACGAACTCCTGCTCACCGTCGGCCCGTTCCGCAGGATCACCACCCTGCCCTCCGCGCTGCGCCGCTGCACGGTCTCCGGCGCCGGGCTCACCGGCGGCGTCCTGCGGATCCGGTTCACCCCGGACCCGGATCTGTGGCCCCGCACGCGCTGA
- a CDS encoding metallophosphoesterase, with amino-acid sequence MRVHVISDVHGNTEGLAKAGDGADALVCLGDLVLFLDYADHSRGIFPDLFGVENAHRIVALRTARRFEEARELGRSLWAGLDREAAIESAVRRQYAEMFAAFPTPTYATYGNVDIPALWPQYAGPGTTVLDGERVEIGGRVFGFVGGGLRTPMRTPFEISDEEYAAKVEALGEVDVLCSHIPPDVPELCYDTVPRRFERGSRALLEAIRRTKPRYALFGHVHQPLARRVRVGRTECVNVGHFAATSRPFALEW; translated from the coding sequence ATGCGAGTACATGTGATCAGCGATGTGCACGGGAACACCGAGGGCCTGGCGAAGGCGGGCGACGGCGCGGACGCCCTCGTCTGCCTGGGTGACCTCGTCCTTTTCCTCGACTACGCCGATCACTCGCGCGGGATCTTCCCCGACCTCTTCGGTGTCGAGAACGCGCACCGGATCGTCGCCCTGCGCACCGCCCGCCGCTTCGAGGAGGCCCGTGAGCTGGGCCGCTCGCTCTGGGCCGGACTCGACCGGGAGGCCGCCATCGAGTCGGCGGTCCGCCGTCAGTACGCCGAGATGTTCGCGGCCTTCCCCACCCCGACGTACGCCACCTACGGCAATGTCGACATACCGGCCCTCTGGCCGCAGTACGCGGGACCGGGCACCACCGTCCTGGACGGCGAGCGGGTCGAGATCGGCGGGCGCGTCTTCGGCTTCGTGGGCGGCGGGCTGCGCACCCCGATGCGAACGCCCTTCGAGATCTCCGACGAGGAGTACGCGGCCAAGGTCGAGGCGCTCGGCGAGGTCGACGTGCTGTGCTCGCACATCCCGCCGGACGTCCCCGAGCTCTGCTACGACACGGTTCCCCGCCGCTTCGAACGCGGCTCGCGCGCCCTGCTCGAAGCCATCCGCAGGACGAAGCCCCGGTACGCCCTGTTCGGCCACGTCCACCAGCCGCTCGCCCGCCGGGTCCGGGTCGGCCGCACCGAGTGCGTGAACGTCGGCCACTTCGCCGCCACCTCCCGGCCCTTCGCCCTGGAGTGGTGA
- a CDS encoding DUF5304 domain-containing protein, producing MSEATERPAPDADAWADACAEDLAEEKARRRATYGPPPGSAAEELRKLVDAVADKVASLQSSLPGMAAQSAVQQLIGQAKAVVEPVIERNPQVFDHLAAAGGELLAAYRSAVEGHERRWASDGSSAAGPGRSSDGSSDGSSGGPKKDDGGAGAGPTEHIDLD from the coding sequence ATGAGCGAAGCCACCGAGCGTCCCGCCCCCGACGCGGATGCCTGGGCCGACGCGTGCGCCGAGGACCTCGCCGAGGAGAAGGCGCGCCGCCGCGCCACCTACGGCCCGCCGCCCGGCTCGGCCGCCGAGGAACTGCGCAAGCTGGTCGACGCCGTCGCCGACAAGGTCGCGTCCCTCCAGTCCTCGCTGCCCGGCATGGCCGCGCAGAGCGCCGTACAGCAGCTGATCGGCCAGGCGAAGGCCGTGGTCGAGCCGGTCATCGAGCGCAACCCGCAGGTCTTCGACCACCTCGCCGCGGCCGGTGGCGAGCTGCTCGCCGCCTACCGCTCGGCGGTCGAGGGCCATGAGCGCCGCTGGGCCTCCGACGGGTCCTCCGCCGCGGGGCCGGGCCGGTCCTCGGACGGGTCTTCGGACGGCTCCTCGGGCGGGCCGAAGAAGGACGACGGCGGGGCGGGCGCGGGGCCGACCGAGCACATCGACCTGGACTGA